From a region of the Bombus pascuorum chromosome 17, iyBomPasc1.1, whole genome shotgun sequence genome:
- the LOC132915451 gene encoding putative uncharacterized protein DDB_G0282133: MSKRNKPSKHRICCFCRLSENNELEFGKFYEDGEIVTHYYCLLLSSNMQQRGKDDEGILGFLKTDIKKEISRGKRLVCSYCKKAGATLGCCNVKCKKIFHYPCGLRAGTLNQFFDEFRSYCIKHRPKQKIDARVKIELSKTNKVVCCICYDEVDPYDTVGTMWAPCCKKNAWFHRKCVQQLAMSAGYFFKCPLCNNKNSFQKAMSEFGIFIPSQDASWELVPNAFEELLYRHDQCNAPICLCPKGRKYTSFNAKWELALCRTCGSQGTHMACGQLKWANPVWECGECISILGKSKATASSSTTKDTLQNVSNFEDSDSDISVGKDSPIPFASSSPLISSASQSPIIKQRPGPRSFKLRQLKLIEEMQNNNKYRTRANINTMLNPTNVERHSLQSTSTKESFMSVSSSVTASMLHNYEDSSNSSIWHSKSQLDKQVDIITLDSDDDIIEASNFISLNNVFIDANESENSLSSFKRNKVESNKSNTIYNSNLLKTEKLQENNQNQTDTNNSLISNLNVTEFDNLKKFSPENKTNFNILDNVIQLNDENEHNCTDFTPNIKVTDVVSLASKEFENLSSIELEQKINNPTTQNRDGLISNNSLLQPSCNILKLNLKRKRDKSISLPIASCISEPKKLRETNSVMEETSQTSHIPLHAFMYVTSNKNNLKISNHNEDSTSIDEFHLQNKKKHIQIKQNCNKNQDIPHTSSAKCSLKMNASNNIFINNTDTNKEKFHISVDTEMNKISQNIKVNNNIKDCDEDGGISPVIESSNRSFTDDARINCIEKPITLDHSKPKRSQITEQWKPQNDVEMLILKQHRTSNNKFHNMYWQGKSESTDSNYSQLIPEYVCLRDLKFRVSNINNLQMILYDKYSVNINMECVTTTRKNTTFDVPIKKVAPQCIFKTQNDTFLNVRSGNIYSNKDKNTSIFVNEYSEHDQDDIKENLDPVITIPCKTTKDDLLINATLVTNNPNVFTNNNNQSENKTIEHNDGGRNHETIRLSDDIKNNFDAITSCNYNCGRSINDVEQNIQNLNFDDIINRTYEIHSMKKGLKTDFKVSIDLKKIKCFVDDNPDLFSRYKKEDSKRCIQQTNFLKEQNNIQTNFNSPEHVKNSSIDESKHDENSTLSTSKYVIKESTSHNTETEKD; encoded by the exons ATGTCAAAGCGCAATAAACCATCTAAACATAGAATTTGCTGCTTCTGTAGATTATCAGAGAATAATGAATtggaatttggaaaattttatgaagATGGTGAAATcgttacacattattattgtttg CTTTTATCATCAAACATGCAACAGAGAGGAAAGGATGATGAAGGTATTTTAGGATTTTTGAAAACAGAtataaagaaggaaattaGCAGGGGCAAAAGATTG gtATGTTCATACTGCAAAAAAGCTGGTGCCACTTTGGGATGTtgtaatgtaaaatgtaaaaaaatatttcattatcctTGTGGGCTAAGGGCTGGAACCctaaatcaattttttgatGAATTTAG atcATATTGTATAAAACATAGACCAAAACAGAAAATAGATGCTCGTGTCAAAATTGAATTGTCAAAAACCAATAAAGTAGTATGTTGTATATGTTATGATGAAGTAGATCCTTATGATACAGTTGGTACAATGTGGGCTCCATGCTGTAAAAAAAATGCATGGTTTCATAGAAAATGTGTTCAG cAACTGGCTATGAGTGCTGGTTATTTTTTTAAGTGTCCTTtatgcaataataaaaattcatttcaaaaGGCAATGTCAGaatttggtatttttattccaagtca AGATGCTTCTTGGGAACTCGTACCCAATGCATTTGAAGAACTTTTATACAGACATGATCAATGTAATGCTCCAATATGCTTATGTCctaaaggtagaaaatatacaaGTTTTAACGC GAAATGGGAATTAGCTCTTTGTCGAACTTGTGGTTCACAAGGAACTCACATGGCTTGTGGACAGCTTAAATGGGCTAATCCTGTTTGGGAATGTGGAGAgtgtatttctattttag GCAAATCTAAGGCGACTGCTAGTTCAAGCACAACAAAAGATACATTACA gaatgtttctaatttcgaaGATTCTGACAGTGATATTTCTGTTGGTAAAGACTCACCTATACCATTTGCATCAAGTTCACCACTTATAAGTTCTGCATCACAATCACCAATAATTAAACAACGTCCTGGTCCTCGAAGTTTTAAATTAAGACAACTTAAACTAATTGAAGAAATGCAAAA cAATAATAAGTATCGAACCAGAGCAAATATAAATACCATGTTGAATCCAACGAATGTGGAAAGGCACAGCCTGCAGTCTACAAGTACTAAGGAAAGTTTTATGAGTGTGTCAAGTTCAGTAACAGCTTCAATGTTACATAATTATGAAGATAGTTCCAATTCTTCAATTTGGCATTCCAAATCACAACTGGACAAACAAGTTGATATTATTACACTCGATAGCGATGATGACATTATAGAg gccagtaattttatttcattaaataacgTGTTTATTGATGCTAATGAAAGTGAAAATTCTTTATCTtcgtttaaaagaaataaagtcgaatctaataaaagtaatactatatacaatTCTAATCtattaaaaacagaaaaattacaagaaaacaATCAAAATCAAACAGATACTAATAATTCCCTGATAAGCAATTTAAATGTAACtgaatttgataatttaaagaaattcagTCCAgagaataaaacaaattttaacattttggataatgtaatacaattaaaCGATGAAAATGAACACAATTGTACTGATTTTACTCCAAATATCAAAGTTACAGATGTAGTTTCATTGGCATCCAAAGAATTTGAGAATCTATCATCTATTGAACTAGAACAAAAGATCAATAATCCAACAACACAAAATAGGGATGGATTGATAAGTAATAATTCACTGCTACAACCTtcatgtaatattttaaaattaaatttaaaaagaaaacgtgATAAAAGTATATCGTTACCAATAGCTTCATGCATAAGTGAACCTAAAAAGTTGCGGGAAACTAATAGTGTAATGGAAGAAACATCACAAACATCACACATACCTTTACATGCTTTTATGTATGTTACatccaataaaaataatctaaaaattaGTAATCATAATGAGGATAGCACTTCGATAgatgaatttcatttgcaaaacaaaaaaaaacatattcaaattaaacaaaattgtaataagAATCAAGATATTCCACATACGTCTAGTGCAAAATGTTCATTAAAAATGAATgcatcaaataatatattcattaataatactgatacaaacaaagaaaaatttcatatatctgTAGATActgaaatgaataaaatatctcaaaatattaaagttaataataacataaaagat TGTGATGAGGATGGAGGTATCAGCCCTGTTATTGAATCAAGTAACAGAAGTTTCACAGATGATGCAAGAATTAATTGCATTGAAAAACCTATCACATTAGACCATTCAAAACCAAAAAGATCACAAATAACCGAACAATGGAAACCTCAGAACGATGTTGAAAT GCTTATTCTAAAACAACACAGAacatcaaataataaatttcacaatATGTATTGGCAAGGGAAAAGTGAATCCACAGACAGTAATTATTCTCAATTAATACCAGAATATGTGTGTTTACGTGATCTTAAGTTTCGTGtatctaatataaataatctGCAG ATGATcttatatgataaatattctGTAAACATTAATATGGAATGTGTAACTACTACAAGGAAGAACACTACATTTGATGTACCAATAAAAAAGGTTGCTCcacaatgtatttttaaaacacaAAATGATACTTTCCTAAATGTTAGAtctggaaatatttatagcaatAAAGACAAAAACACAAGCATATTTGTTAATGAATACTCTGAACATGATCAAGATGATATAAAGGAAAATCTGGATCCAGTAATAACAATTCCTTGCAAAACTACAAAAGATGATTTACTAATTAATGCAACATTAGTTACAAATAATCCAAATGTTTTTACAAATAACAATAATCAAAGTgagaataaaacaattgaGCATAACGATGGAGGACGAAATCATGAAACTATTAGATTAAGTGACGACATTAAAAATAACTTCGATGCCATTACAAGTTGTAACTATAATTGTGGTAGAAGTATTAATGATgtagaacaaaatattcaaaatttaaacTTTGATGATATTATAAACAGAACATATGAAATACACAGTATGAAAAAAGGTTTGAAAACAGATTTTAAAGTAagtattgatttaaaaaagattaaatgtTTTGTCGATGATAATCCAGACTTGTTCTCAAGATATAAAAAAGAGGATAGTAAAAGGTGCATtcaacaaacaaattttttaaaagaacaaaataatatacaaacaaattttaactCACCAGAACATGTAAAAAATTCAAGCATAGATGAATCAAAACATGATGAAAATTCTACATTATCTACAtctaaatatgtaataaaagaatCGACAAGTCACAACACTGAAACTGAAAAAGATTGA